The nucleotide sequence aataatcagGGAAGCAGCATCTGGTTTTGAAACAATATTGACCTGTTAGATTAATTACCCATTAATCATATTTCTCTGTATCTCACCTGAGAATTTCCTCTCCGAAGACTTTCTTACCGCCACCCAGAGATTCAATTTCATTGTTCAAAAAACTCAGTTGCAGTATATTACTCTACATTTTAAAACTCCTACTTTTTTACTTCCTATGTTAAGCAGTTACCAGTATCAAGgagaaattacattaaaaaaaagtccatcGTTCCTTCTATTTGTTCTTTACAACAAAAGCTGCTGGCATAAACATTAAATAGTGTCGTGTTTGGTATCTCTTAGAAACACTATTTTAGTCTTTTTTCTAGCAACATTCATTCTCACACTGAAGTCTGCAATCTTCAATTATTTCTATAAAACCACGTAAAGACATCAAAACTGCATAAAAGTTAAAGTACGCCTTCAGAATTTACAAGCTATTGAAAATATCTACAATAATTCCAGAtttaagagaaaacaacaaccaacAGTAATGAAAGTTAACAAAACACCTTGCCTGCCTTTCAGGTGATGTGCTTTATCCCCACCTAGTGGAACAAATGCAGAATAAACCTGACACAAGACGGTTGACATGTAAGCACATCCACATAAGCTAGGAGAGCGGCTGCAACAACTTTGTAGGGACCCATTCAGGGCTAAGAACCGAATGCTCCAACTGTATGTGCTTTGAGGGAGGCAGGAGAGTAGGACATTACTTGAGGCTAGCTCTGGTCTGGTCTCTGAATGCCCAGAAGAGGTTGGGGTGCATCTTAGTTTCATCCAAAAGGAACCCAATTCCCATACTTCAGTCTGCTCCGTAATACAAGGCACAGTAGGCAGTGATGATTAGATTTGCTTCAAAAGTACATTTCTGTAGCAACGTAAATGTGCCCATAACAAAAAGAGCCAAAGAAACATtcccaaattaaaacaaatcctGTCTGTAGGCAGGATGATGGCCATGCAAGAATTATATTTCAGAGTTTTATACACCCTGAATATTGACTTAAATACTACATGAATCAAACTTTCATAATCAAAATTATTAATGACCGGAGAACCTAACATAGTCTACCTCTTGAAACTatcacatttaaatgttttcaatgtTTTGTGTAACTTCAATATAACTGCAGAGTCCTAGAGATTGCCACTGTACCCTTCTATCTAAGGTAAGATGTAAAGTGGTAAacattcaccttttttttttttttaaataacctactataatgtattttattactgttaaGCTAGTTTAATATTCCTTTTTGAGGTCCTAACCATATCTCTGTTATACCATGAGTTCCTCAAAACAGACACCTGATTTAGAAACAGCAGGTAAGGGCATCAAAAGAGGCATGGCAAGATTCTGTAAACCTGTATTTCTTCCTAAGTCCTAATGAGAAATGTATTGAAGTGGCCATATTTTTCCTGCTACATTTTCTCCAAACAATCCTTCTTCCACAGCcattccctcctctccctctgtaGCTCCTTTTCACTGTCCCCAAGATCTACAGGAGTAAACAAGGGGAGAGAAAGCAGATACTGATACTTACTTTGAACTGTATTTGCCTGTTCTGTCTCAGAtctccctttcattttcttaaccAAACTACCAATTCCACCCTACTAATTCCTGCTTTCTCATCCTAAATTCATCATCCAATTTCAGGCTTCACAGATCTCTGCTCAATCTCTGAGTGAATAGTTAGGGATAAGACTGAGACTCACTGAACAGTTGTACTGGTTCCCTCAACACCCTCTTTATCTACTTGCCCAACTAGTTCCGTTCTCTTTTAGTACCTtacattttcatgttctttctATTCCCAACATTCTTCTTCTCCCACTATGATAGTCTCTTCTAGCCTCGGCCATTCAAATCCTACTGTCTTCTCCTCTTGTTGTTTCAACTGTTTCCTGTGGATACCTCAAGGTAAGGTCCCAACTACCGGTTCCAGTTCTCACCAGTATCCTAGCTCAGCCCAGGATGTGtcttatcacaaaaaaaaaaaaaaaaaaaaaaaaaaatgcttttctgacaGGCTTCATGCCACTATGCTAAAGTGTTAGAACTCCTTAAACAAAGTTCATAATCTTTTCACACAAGCATTCCAttgttgctaaaaaaaaaaagaccatgtTTGGCTCAAACTTTCAAAAAAGTTCAGCCTGAGACAAATACCAACATAAGCCACTTTGATCGGAATGGTGACTTTAAAGAAACagtaaagctttattttctgttgttctgttgATAACATCTGGGTAATCTTGCCTATGTACGTGCACTATTTCCAGAAGTAAGCCAGCCTATGGCAATATTCAAGGTTAATTTTACTAAGATGTTCATCTTGCAACCAATTACTTTTTGTATCCATTTCTTCACCCTTTATTTTGCTTGGACAAgggatttaaaataatgttctaACAAAGTCAAATctattaatacaaaaaaatccttaaaaatgaAGGTACCTTCTGCTTAGATTTTTGCAATTCCTTTCTGAGACTACTGCACTCTTGCTTGAGGTTTTCTAGATCCTGTTCCAGACTATGCACTTTCAGGTCACTGTTCAGCTTCTCTATTTCCCAACTGGACTGATTACAATTCAGATTTCTCATAACTGTAAAAAAGACAAGACAATCAGATGTCAGTCCCCGTTCAAAAAAATATAACTCCTATAATACATACAGTTTCACCTCAAGCAGTCTATGCTCTACAGAAACTTTATTCTGTACTTTCTGAATAAACTGCAGCCCATGGTAACAGAAACAGTAACACTGGTCAAGTCGTAGGCAGAGGAATAATCCATTTTTCTGAGTTTAAAGTAGAGTCCTCCTTTCCAGAACTGCACTGGAGACTTTAAGTAACAAAAAGAGGaagtaacataaaaaaaacCACTGGAAATACAAAAATCAGTTAATGGCAAAAACCCATAGCATATTACTGACTTGCACACTTCGAAAACATGAGCCATTTCCCCTCAGGTTTGTATCATTGCACAGTtgaactttctttttccccaagtttGTATATCAAGAAGttccaagcagaaaaacaaaagaaaaagacttcggtaacttatattttttcttttttctgtctaaTGAAAAAGTCTAGATCATGTGATCACTATTAAGAAGCAACCTAATCTCATCAGTTGTAGGAGGCTAGTTAGAGGACAAGAAAAAGAACGAGACAGGAAAAAACTCCCCAGTCTTCAATGACATGGTGCACTCACTTCCAGATCTATTGATTTATACAAGCTTAAGTTACACTCATGTTTCTTAAACAAGGCACTCAGAGCCCACTTAGGAATAAAACTGATTACCCAACAAGGCTTCAATCATCACATTTTCAAAGCTCTCTTTATAAACTCTGCACTCCATATCTCCTTAAACCATTACGTCCTCAACAATTGCTATTATAACATGCAGTTTGCTCCTCTAGGTTTAAAAACATTGTGTGATGGAAGTACCACATCACATGCTTCAGGCTCTCTTGGAAAGTAATGCAATTCAAGCATAGCATTGCTTATACGAACCTTTCAAATGACTGCGTTTGTACAGAATCTGAAGTCCAGTCCACAGATTTAAACATACAGACAGCATTTTCTTgtaaaagtacaaaaataaagatcttgtttccccattttttattttacatacccatttttttttcctgtcacatCCCAACAGCAAGACAAAGCACTATACCAGATAATCTACAGGTATCAGAAGAAGTGGTATCGACTGTGTTGTATTTGATACTTGAACTAGTAGGTCCCTGCCTTACTCCGATGAAAAGCTGGTGAGGTCTAGAGATGTATATTGCTTGCCTATTAAAACTGTCAAGTTGTGCACATTTCtcaaatgattaaaataaactgcaatGGAAGAACACAACTGCCTCAGATCTTTACCATGGAGCTCCTTGCCTCTGATAATATAACATGCCTATCACCATAGACAACACAAACTCGAAGTACCTCACTACAGTACTCACCTCTCTTACCTAGCCGCTATATACAATTAAAACTCTTAATGCCCTGAGTTCATCATATAACCACTAAAAGTAGTCAGCATATATTAAGATGTAACCAAATGCATACCTTGTTGAGTTTCCACTTCAGTTTTTAGTTGCAAAAGCTCTACTTCTTTAGACTGCAGCTGTTCATTCAAGGCTTTCAAGGATTCTGCAGTTTCTCTTGTCTGTTTtccaagagagaagaaaaaataaaaaccttgtGAAAATTTGCTTCTATCACATCTTactagtaattttttttttctaaatacaattcattttttttctaaatactaggaaaatactgctttgatttttttttaaaccattagCCTACCCCTATAAGAAAATTAAGATACTTAGAACTATTGTCATTCCTACATAAAGTATCACCATGTACTTGGAAAACCTAAAGGAGTGATAAAACAAATACCCCAGATCCTCagcaattaaaaattcattctACAATAAACTAACTATAGTGTACTTAAATAAAGTGTTTAAGTCATTGCTTTAAAAGACCTACTATTTTATccagtttgcttttcagattatCTCGGTCGATGCAGGCCTCCCGATAGGCTTGGTATGCCTTATTTACTTGTTCACGGCCAACTGAACTGCGTTCTTCCTCCAGTCGGGAGCCAAGCAGCTGCAAGTTAGAGACAAGAAAAGACATGAGAAACACGTTCTGTATCTTATAGTgagaacttttctttttttcttttaagttttgaaaaaaGTTAATGAAATACATTGATATGGACCAAAATTTTACAGAAGTACAACAAAGGCCATCTATGAATTCTGGAATCTCTAACCGTACTTAGTACTTGCTAGCCTTCTGCTatgagtatttaaaaaaaacacatccacGAGTCATGATTACTTACAGTAACAATTCCTTAAacaaattttttaattttttccaagTTCTAGAGATGGAAAAACTCCAAGTTctactttttggaaaaaaaggtttacGTATTTGTATGCTTAACATACAAAAATTCTGAGCAAACTAAACATTTATAGTGACTCATAACatgaatactgtattttttcccctggtgtATTCCTATGAGAAAAGCcaaagcagaattattttaaaaatacctctATTAACTTCCAGGTCACCACTGTCTCATTGCCTGCTAaggcaaaaaaacaagcaagggGGAATAAGCACTACCAATGAGATTGCTCCCTTCTTTCTTACAGAGTAAAAGCGTATTTGGTAAGACAGCAAGAAGCCTTACAGACCTCAAATTACAACTGTTCACATAGAAAGTTCTTGTTTTGACTAAGTACCACACTATGTTTTTCgttctttttattcttcacaCTTGCTATAAAAGAATTGAGACATTTGAAAGCATTCAGCGTACGTAATGCAGATCCCTGACAGatttgtaagtattttttttttaaattaggacCTGTacaaaaagaatacaaaaatcaaagcattgACTGAATATAGCTACTACGAATATCTCCTATTCTAGGTAttaatttgaaagaaagtacgagaaatcttatttttatggCTTGCTATCTCTGCCCTTTGCTTTTGTACTGATCTTCAAAGTATGTGTATTACTTATTAAAAGTTTTGTCCTTTacatttcccccccaccccccaaaaacgTTTTTACTTCCAAATAGAGGCATTCAGATAGAACATAAGCCTTACCAAACTTCCTGACTTTCCATGCACTTTGAAATTTACAACTTTGAAAAGGTAACAACCCACGTGTTTCTTGGTGAAGTCGATAAGTTAACTTCTTTCTTACCTTCTCCTCTAAGATTCTcactcttttctttaaaacagagtTCTCCTTCTCTGTCTCCTTTAGCCGCTTCTTGATGTCTTCATATGCGGTGACAAGGGCAAAGTGGCATGCAACAGACTCATCTCCACTGTAAGCTGAAACAGGAATCTCCCCATCTCTCTTATGACTGTTGTCTGCTTTCTCATGGTTCAAAATGCAGATGTCATCCTCTATCAGCTCCTCCATGTCAGCTGTTTAAACAGATAGATGCGAGTCAAATTTTTGCAAAGACAAGTTCATCAAGAGTCTCAAGTCTGAAAACCTTCCAAAGTAACACTGGAAGATGTTTCTGCTTAAGTATGACAACAAGACTGAATATCTGGGAAACATCTTTATCTTGCAGAAAATCTTGAAACCCATCTTACATTTAAGATATGcgtgttagaaaaaaaaaagatgttacttgttaaaaatattttgagtatgCATCAGATTTCTGAGCCcccaaattcttttttattaaggTTTAACACCATCCTATAACCTTTGGCTggtatgaaatatttaaacatgaCAGACACATCTCACTAGGGTTTTTTCAATTCCGCACTGAACTATAGTAAGAGAGATTACAGTTATGAGAAAGTGACTAACTACAATGTTTCCTGAGCACAAGcacacaaaaagaaaggcaTTTAATTTGATTCATTCTtgaatgcaaatatttctaCATTTCCCAAACTTTTAAATGGAACCTTAACACTAGGATTAATCCTTAAAAAGCCTACACTGTTAGCTACTCTCTAGTCACAGTAGAAAACATCCTGCCAAACAACTAGTCACTCTTAACTGCAGATAAGATGCAAACGAAAACATACCTCACAACATGATCTGTCTCAACATGCATGTAGAAAACTGACAATAATCTGACCATAAGGAGAGTATCACCATCACTAGGCAAATCCACCTGAATGACAAATGCAAAGTAATGATTGCATTCAGCTTTCATTGCCAACACATTGTTTAGGTTGAGCAAAATACTCAACAAGAAGCTAGTGCATTTTCTTATCGTGCTCTCCATTATCTTTTCTGTAACTCCAGGCCTTGAACAAGAAGCCCCAACAGCATTTTCCTTCACATGACTAGTTATCACAAACAAGTTCCGGGTCACTCACATGGATTTAGTTATGAAGATCAAGATTCGTCGTCTTTATGTGCAATACTAACATACAGTATTTGAAAACGTTTCCCCCCACCCTCAAACTACTGATGTTACTAGTAACAGAAATAatctcgcccccccccccccccccccccccaatcctgCCGTTCCTGATGATTAGATAGCAAACCAACAGAAACACtggaatgaaagaaatgaatgtaACAAAGACAGCTTGTATTGAACGAAAAAGTTTTTTCGATGGAGAACTGACCTGATCAGCAGAACTCTGCAGGACAGATGTGGACTGCCGGGCAGGGAAAAACCCACACCCACAACTGCTGCCTCTGTTGTGTATTTGCCATTTCAGTTACTAGAATTCCTTCTTAGACTGGGATATTTGTTCAGCAATACTAAGAGGTAAAGGGATCAACTGCCTTCGACCTTTCATCTATGTGGTCAAATTCACTCTGCTGTTTCTAGCGATGGAAAAGCTGTGTGGACTGCAGCTTTATGAAGAGCTCTATAGCCCAGACACAGCTGAACAACGGTGATGTTATCACATTTGTCTCAAGTTGCTCCAAGCCAGACAGACAACATGATAAAAGCTGTGACAGCTTGCTTATACTAAATAGGCAGTGATAGAGTCGCAGCAGTAAGAAAACTATGCACAAATCAAGGCTGAAATTCCTCCAGTGGTTATCCTTCAGGAAGTAAACAGATGCACTGTACACTGTATTACGTattctagattaaaaaaaaaaaagcttcccttGCCTGTCATTCCACCTCATGCTTACATACAAAGACCCTTGCAAAGGAAGTTTGCTTCCTTCTCCTGGTAAGAATTTTAAAGCTCCATGTACAAGGTGACATTGACCAAAAGCACTGTCATTCAAACGGCATTACCTGATCGAAGGAATCGCTTACTGCCTTTATGACCTCCCAGAAGAGGAAGGCCTTCCAAATAAGGACTCCAtatgcacaaatatttttataaatttgaCTACACCCTTAAACTGCACCCACTAAGAGGACTAGTTACACTTCCTGGATTTTACATAACAGCTGTCAGCTAGCCTACAGTGTTATTGAACTCTGGACTTCTGATACTGTTCTCTAAAGCAGCACATAAGGATGCTATTTACAACGCAAACAATCAGCCTCCATGTAATTCAGAAGggcttttaatatatatttttctacatttcaaTGCACAAGTTTAACACTTCAGGCATACACTCTAGTACATGTTTTCTGAGTAATCGTACTGCACACCAAGAGAAGGCAAATAGCCTACCAAACAGGAGCCTGCTTCTCCTGAGAGACAGGTGCCCCACTTCAGACAGTTCTCTGCACATCCCCTGAAAGAAGGAGATCTGATGATGACACATTTTGGAGGGGACAGTGGCAACAGAGAGTGTGCACGCTTAAATGCAGAAAGGGGGATATTCAGAAAGACCGGCCAGATTTTTTAATTGCTGgcttcaataaataaaaagaaattcttatCATGAAACATGCTTCTCTCGACTGGAATCTCAACAGCTTCAGCCAAGAATGAAAACTCACCAGGATATTCACATTGTATGTACTTCAATAGAgatagtgaaaaataaaagtgaaataccGCATGCTGTTTTTTACCGCTACAGCCACACAGAAGTGCAGCCGTTCCAGCTTTACAGGAAACGCAGTTCAAGCCACCACTGCAGCCAGGCccaacatgaaaacaaaactgagactTTGGACTGATGTCGCTTGCAAGGAAGTAGATGGTTACATAAATGCCACCGAACACCAATTTACTCAGAATTTCAGAGCAtcacatggaggaaaaaaaataataaaatttttacATTACTGCAAATTTGGCGTAACATCACTTAAAGAAAGCTACAGCGCAGatatttcataaaaacaatAGGCTTCTGATATTTGGAGATCTCCCCCTGCATCTAAAAGGacatttctggttttggaaaGAGCACTGCTCTCAAAACTGAAAGCATCCATTCCTCATAGAATAAACAAACCATTCGGACTGCTAAGAGATTTCATCATGCTATCGCCAGTCATAATCTGAAAGGAAGTCTTCACCTATTTCACTCTAAACAGCTCCCCATTTTTCTCATAATAATGCTCTCTACCGTCTAGTTttataaaactgcaaaaattGCACCAAATTTATAGaagcaagaaataaagaaaaatgtatttatcaaATCTAAGGTATGAATTCATACaacataattttaataattaactTTATAAGTAAAGATCACTGTTGTCTGTGCTTACTAAATATTCCTTATTACATGTTTCAAAAGGTTTCAAATCTCACAACCCGTGCAACTATATAACACAAATGTCTAAGGAAAAAAGGTGCTATGACTTCTCTGCTGGATGACTCAACGATGACCCAAAGGTAAGTTACAATACACACATCACCAACTGCAGGATACTTTATACCAGCACAGGGAAGAACTTGCAACAGAAAATTAGAGAGGCATTGCTGAATTTatctaaataaaacaacacaacctaaaaaaaaggaaaaagccagAAAAGTGCATCTCTATGCTGCAAAAACCTttctgaattattaaaaaaaacaaaaacaaccaaccacaaaacaaaacaaaaccaccatcAAACCCAAAGTAATTTCTCCTGCACCTGCTAAGCTGGTATTAAAAGGCCAATAGGAGACGTAAGCTCATACAAGAATAAAACCTGGCTGTTAAACAGTAAGATCAGCAGTTCTATAAAGGTTACTGTGAAACACAGTTTACCCAGATCTTTGCTGTgttgtcaggaaaaaatataaaaacaagagATAGCATGCTCACAAATACTTTTCTTCACAGGAAGCTTTGTTAAGATATTTAAACAATGGAGAGAAACCCTTAAAAGACAAGGCTTCAAAAAAATGGGATTGTGTCTCTAAGAAATCCCTGACAACAGCTGCAGCTTTCAATTCTACTGTTTAAGGATAGGAATCAAAATTTAGTTTCTCCACTGTTATATTAcgtcatttaaaaaaaaaacagaactgcaaaGGGCAATCAAAGAAGTGCCCTCTGAGAGGATACGTGTATTAGGTTATTCCACAAGTCAGGACTCTTCAAATCCAGCACAAGGGCTTGCCGAGTCCAGCCACAGGCCTGTCTGTCTTTTACTCCAGTTGGCTtccccagctgggagctgcacaTGTGCTCGGCTGCAAATGCCACACAGCCGTCACTCTAAAAGCACCTGGGTGAACATGGATCTCTGATAACCAGTTAACATGAAAGCTTTCCCACTAAAACATTTATACTAATATGCAGACAAGTTATTAATGTTTCAAAATAGAATTAGTGTCCATCTCAGCCTACCTAAAGCAAGTTTACAATCCCAATTGCCGCACATCCCATCATAAGGAAGGTCTGTGACAAA is from Anser cygnoides isolate HZ-2024a breed goose chromosome 2, Taihu_goose_T2T_genome, whole genome shotgun sequence and encodes:
- the AZI2 gene encoding 5-azacytidine-induced protein 2, which encodes MEELIEDDICILNHEKADNSHKRDGEIPVSAYSGDESVACHFALVTAYEDIKKRLKETEKENSVLKKRVRILEEKLLGSRLEEERSSVGREQVNKAYQAYREACIDRDNLKSKLDKITRETAESLKALNEQLQSKEVELLQLKTEVETQQVMRNLNCNQSSWEIEKLNSDLKVHSLEQDLENLKQECSSLRKELQKSKQKDQAQDENPLNGDHLQRQDIQSVQQAYWDLKREMSNLQLVTEVQAEVLRKLKTNSTPTKKAASSAPVQCVDLKNVSKLNLTSGVVYKKLSQNDQVLCNVVPPPLLRDGKIPSERVTLQAWTDERPIPVDGKTFQEHHSYGKSSLEDNSWVFPSPPKPNENVFWEMKNKTTLLNCPADYLDQCNQNCLHKN